The DNA sequence CTTTTGTCCTATTCTTTGACCATCAAGAGCCTGATAAAAATGAACCGCTGGATTACCTGCTAAAACCCAAACCATAATTGAGGTTAACCCAGATTGAGATAATCTCAAGGCGATCGCCTCAATCAGACTTCTACCGATACCTTTTCTTTGATAAGCTTCTAAAATATATAGAGCGTAAATCTCGCCTTGATAAGTAAAATCGCCTCTAACTAAACCACCATCTACAAAACCGACAATTTCGCCCACGGAATTTTCAGCTACATAAATGAAATAGTTTGTTTGGGCTTGAGTATTGTGGCTAAGTCTATTTTCCCAGTTATTTTTACGCTTCTCGTAAGATCGCTTTTCGATATAATCATGGGGCAATAAGTCACGATATGTAGTCTGCCAAGAGTCAACATGGACAAAGGCGATCGCTGCTGCATCTTCTAATTTGGCTTCACGAATATTCATCTTCAAAACTTTAAAAATTCATGCTGATTGTAATTTGTGGAGCGACGGCTAGTGGTAAGTCGCGGTTGGCGTTAGAAATTGCCCAGCGTTTAAATTCAGTCATT is a window from the Pleurocapsa minor HA4230-MV1 genome containing:
- a CDS encoding GNAT family N-acetyltransferase produces the protein MNIREAKLEDAAAIAFVHVDSWQTTYRDLLPHDYIEKRSYEKRKNNWENRLSHNTQAQTNYFIYVAENSVGEIVGFVDGGLVRGDFTYQGEIYALYILEAYQRKGIGRSLIEAIALRLSQSGLTSIMVWVLAGNPAVHFYQALDGQRIGQKLIKISGIEFTEIAYGWNDIQVLLTE